The genomic stretch TCAGcgaacatttcttttttaaaacgaaaATCGGGATACATGGTCGTGAAACGTGGTCGGGGCCTGGCCGGCCAGCCACCGGTTAAACCCCATTACAACTAAAATGAATGACAATCGCcatccattttgttttattttcctgtcATTTTGCTAATTAATGGCCTCATTCAGGGTAGTTTATTGATTCTGTACTTAATATCTAGCAACTACGCTGTGTAATTCTGATAATTTCCAATTTTGCATCCTTTCAGAATGAAACCAAGCTGTTACCATCAATTTAAAGGCGCTCTCTTTTACGTTGCTGAAAAATTCCTTAAGTTTAACAAAGGAAAACTTTGTCGCCTCCTTCCAGAGTGCTCTATACATTAACGTTTAAAAATAATGAGTAGAAATTCTGATTAAACCAATGAAATGCGTAATTGTGATGACTTGCTTTCTGGTACGAAAAACCCTTTAACTGCTTTGGGGCGCACTCACTGCACTGTAAATCACTCCACAGTCACTATATCACTTCCGtgatcgccccccccccccccacccttctCGCAGTCAGTTTCTTTTATCCTCTCCTTGTCAAGTTGAAGTGGAGTTTGATGCGGCAAAACCCATAAGTGATGATTCAAGCTCTGACGCCGAGGACTCGACATTGACATTGAAAAgtaatcaaggaaccaaatctggaacactggaaaagcccatgttcagtttatttgatgtgatcattctttttttcaatgggagaataaaacaaaacatttaggGCACAACTTCTAATGAGCAAtgtttgaaataatcgcctccctcgagaAATCGCTTTCCCTCGAATAATACCgttaaaataagcccctccaaatataagccctccaatccggtaacgcaaaaaaccctccattaattatataaatcgcccctccaaatataagcccaagcccccccccccccccccccgagggcttgtacttggaaaagtGCCCTCTGACTGATATAAagtaaaacagagcaaaaacggtaaatttacttgcaactataaggctagcccaatcgattttgaaacgcaaatttcccaccgtagataagcccctccgaataaaagctcctccaaaaataagcccctcaaaaaagggcctttgaaaaatataagccccggggcttattttcggagttTTACGGTAATcgcccccggctattattcgaggaagtCTGGCAAAGCTCAAAATCGACCTCAGTAACGGAAGAGACTGGAACGAGCGCTATGTcttccaaaatggcggccgtaacTCGCTGTctttacattttcattttctttctggTTTTACTCGCGTCAAGTTTAAGCAAACCGTTAAATATAAGTAGAACACTTTCCGTAGGTAAGGAAAATGATACAAAACGCAAGAAACCTTTACTCGAAGATCATATCAAGGGCTTAAAGCTTGAACGCGACGGACATGTCAACAAGGAATATCACCACGAAGCTTTTCTGGGGAAAATGGTAGAAGATGGCATGCTTTTGTTTGACAACGTAGACGGTTCTCGACGGCTTATCGAAATATTTCATAAGGTTGATAAAAATGAAGATCATAAAGTGAGCAAGGAAGAAATGAAAGATTGgattcatgaaaaaattaagGAACACATTCAAGAGGCAAAAGAGAACAATCATCGAATGTTTAAAATTGTTGATCGGAATGGTGATGGCGTTGTGACCTGGGACGAATTTCGACTGAAGTTTAAGgaggataatgaaactaaaaagAAGGATTCAACTGAATTAGGTaagtttgcttttaattttcttcggcGTTGTCGACCTCAGTTATGCAAAACTCTTAGCATACGCAAGTGGAACTAAATATTTTGTGTTCTTGCGTGGTAAACATCCTGCAAAGGAGCTTTTAGTTTAGAAGATAACTTAAATTTCGTGCGAGATTGTGAGAGACTTTCTATTCATTGCATTCGAAAAGTAAATTCAATTAAGACCGTGAGTTGGAATTGCTGTATTGTATTAATTAGTTTTTCGTTAATTCGCGGACAAACGTACAGCTGTACACGTGTACTGTATGCGTCATCGTTATTAAACTTTTGCAGGCGTGCTATAATTTAGGTGGAAAATCACAGTTGTCGCTTGTCAAACCAACGTGATAACTAGTAGCACACCAGCATGGTCTTAATTTGTGATGGTGAAATGTTTTGTAAGGTGTATTTGTTACCATAGACACTTCTCTGTTTGTGTCCCCTCATTATACTCTGTCATCCATTTTCATTACCAACAGATCAGAAGAGAGAAAGAAATTAAAGTCTTTCCAATTCATACTCCCTCTAcgtaaaggaaaacgaaaatATGACCCTGAAGAAAATAATAGCAATTTTATTTACAGAATACCCAGCAAATATTATTAGATGCACCTTATTTCCATTTAGTTATCAATGACAGAACCCTTTGAAGAACTGGGTGTTAAACCAagtggttgcctcctgccagttggggttttaatcctgttatgttgtatttgaatta from Porites lutea chromosome 1, jaPorLute2.1, whole genome shotgun sequence encodes the following:
- the LOC140944752 gene encoding 45 kDa calcium-binding protein-like — encoded protein: MSSKMAAVTRCLYIFIFFLVLLASSLSKPLNISRTLSVGKENDTKRKKPLLEDHIKGLKLERDGHVNKEYHHEAFLGKMVEDGMLLFDNVDGSRRLIEIFHKVDKNEDHKVSKEEMKDWIHEKIKEHIQEAKENNHRMFKIVDRNGDGVVTWDEFRLKFKEDNETKKKDSTELDDAGNPEEVMSEYYAKFRRGDMNLDDKLDESEFLYFEHPEHNPQSTKDLVEDMIENFDRNQDKVLTKSEFIRLPPGEVDTQEEANMDNEYVKEREEEFAAMDENGDGIVNSEELTKYLAPTHEQRAINEANYLVRVADRDYDGFLSEQEMIMNYQLFTGSSMANYAGYLHDEF